A region from the Melioribacter roseus P3M-2 genome encodes:
- a CDS encoding galactokinase, producing MIDSIKEKFYELFEGEPVIVRSPGRVNLIGEHTDYNMGFVLPAAIDKAVYYAIKPRKDKQVNLFAFDLNEEWQFEVDEVRKSEKSWANYLIGVVDQINQSGREIMGFDCVFGGNIPIGAGLSSSAAIEAGLAYALNNLFDLGFDKIELVKLAQRAENQFVGVQCGIMDQYINIFGKKGNVLRIDCRSLDYEYFPFEFDGVSVVLFNTNVSHSLASSEYNQRRKECSAGVDIIKQKYPHIESLRDVTLDMLEENKDQLDGVIYKRCKYVIEENERLLSACEALNKNDLREFGQFMYGSHQGLSKEYEVSCPELDYLVELVADREGVYGARMMGGGFGGCTINLIENKYVDSVSQFVKENYKKKFGIEAEVYITSINNGTEIIEL from the coding sequence ATGATTGATTCCATTAAAGAAAAATTCTACGAACTCTTCGAGGGCGAACCTGTAATAGTCAGATCGCCCGGGAGAGTCAATCTTATTGGCGAGCATACCGATTATAATATGGGATTTGTTCTGCCGGCTGCAATCGATAAGGCGGTTTATTACGCAATTAAACCGAGAAAAGACAAACAAGTAAACCTGTTTGCGTTTGATCTTAACGAAGAATGGCAATTTGAAGTGGACGAAGTAAGAAAATCGGAAAAAAGTTGGGCAAACTATTTAATTGGCGTTGTCGACCAGATTAATCAATCCGGCAGAGAAATAATGGGATTCGATTGTGTGTTCGGGGGGAATATACCGATCGGCGCGGGACTCTCTTCTTCCGCAGCAATTGAAGCGGGGCTGGCTTACGCATTGAACAATTTGTTCGATCTGGGTTTCGATAAAATCGAATTGGTTAAGTTGGCTCAAAGAGCGGAAAATCAATTTGTCGGAGTTCAATGCGGAATTATGGACCAGTATATTAATATCTTCGGCAAAAAGGGCAATGTATTGAGAATCGACTGCCGAAGTCTCGATTATGAATATTTCCCGTTTGAATTCGACGGTGTTTCGGTTGTGCTCTTTAACACGAATGTTTCTCATTCATTGGCGTCCTCCGAATATAATCAAAGAAGGAAGGAATGCTCTGCCGGCGTGGATATTATTAAACAAAAATATCCGCATATCGAATCGCTCAGAGACGTTACTCTCGATATGCTTGAAGAAAACAAGGATCAACTTGACGGCGTAATCTATAAAAGATGTAAGTATGTGATTGAAGAAAACGAACGGCTCCTGAGCGCATGCGAAGCGTTGAACAAAAATGATCTGCGCGAATTCGGGCAATTTATGTACGGTTCGCATCAGGGTCTGAGTAAGGAATACGAAGTAAGTTGCCCTGAACTGGATTATCTTGTTGAATTGGTCGCCGATCGGGAAGGAGTATACGGAGCCAGAATGATGGGCGGCGGATTCGGAGGCTGTACGATAAATCTGATTGAAAATAAATATGTCGATTCCGTGTCGCAATTTGTAAAAGAAAATTATAAAAAGAAATTCGGTATCGAAGCCGAAGTTTATATCACTTCAATAAACAACGGAACGGAAATTATCGAGTTATGA